In Cynocephalus volans isolate mCynVol1 chromosome 13, mCynVol1.pri, whole genome shotgun sequence, a genomic segment contains:
- the ZSCAN30 gene encoding zinc finger and SCAN domain-containing protein 30 codes for MSGEATGLAYNAPKEREGLIIVKVEEENYVWGQDFGFQGNPWSQEVFRQQFRQFAYSDSTGPREALNRLQELCCQWLRPEVHSKEQILEVLVLEQFLAILPDELQAWVQEHRPENGEEAVIMLEELEKELDEPRQQDTAHGQEMIWKEMTSMGALKSLSSPLQPLESLCKSETQEPQAFQERDGKMVANNMLTAKQEIIECVASAAMISPGRLPGETPSEQIVEKALGGLDNPEKQKGSAASNKMSQLPSQERHFSLATFNLKTPTEQSVLECNESEGRLSLNSNDIPPQRILTGEKLYECFDCGKTFCQSSKLIRHQRIHTGERPYACKECGKAFSLSSDLVRHQRIHSGEKPYECCECGRAFRGSSELIRHRRIHTGEKPYECGECGKAFSRSSALIQHKKIHTGDKGYECIECGKAFGRSSILIEHQRIHTGEKPYECNECGKSFNQSSALTQHQRIHTGEKPYECSECRKTFRHRSGLMQHQRTHTRV; via the exons ATGTCAGGAGAAGCCACAGGCTTGGCCTACAATGCTCCAAAAGAACGAGAAGGACTTATAATTGTGAAAGTTGAAGAAGAGAATTATGTTTGGGGGCAAGACTTTGGCTTTCAGGGAAACCCCTGGAGCCAGGAGGTCTTCCGTCAGCAGTTCAGGCAGTTTGCTTACTCTGATTCCACTGGGCCCCGGGAGGCTCTGAACCGACTCCAGGAGCTTTGCTGTcagtggctgaggcctgaggtccACTCTAAGGAGCAGATCCtggaggtgctggtgctggagcaGTTTCTGGCCATCCTGCCTGACGAGCTGCAGGCCTGGGTGCAAGAGCATCGGCCAGAGAATGGAGAGGAAGCCGTGATTATGCTGGAGGAGCTAGAGAAAGAACTCGATGAACCAAGGCAACAG GACACAGCTCATGGCCAAGAAATGATCTGGAAGGAAATGACATCCATGGGAGCACTGAAGTCTCTGAGTAGCCCGCTGCAGCCTTTGGAGAGCCTGTGCAAGAGTGAGACTCAGGAGCCCCAGGCTTTCCAGGAGAGAG ATGGCAAGATGGTGGCCAACAACATGTTGACAGCAAAGCAGGAAATTATTGAATGTGTAGCTTCAGCAGCTATGATATCCCCAGGAAGACTTCCTGGTGAAACTCCTTCAGAACAGATAGTTGAAAAAGCTTTGGGAGGTCTGGACAACCCTGAGAAGCAAAAGGGAAGTGCTGCAAGTAACAAAATGAGTCAGCTTCCTTCCCAGGAAAGACATTTCAGTCTAGCAACCTTCAACCTGAAAACCCCCACAGAACAGAGTGTCCTTGAATGTAATGAAAGTGAAGGACGTCTCAGTCTGAACTCAAATGATATTCCACCACAGAGAATTCTTACTGGGGAAAAGCTGTATGAGTGCTTTGACTGTGGAAAAACCTTTTGCCAGAGCTCAAAGCTGATtagacatcagagaattcatactggagagagacCATATGCATGTAAAGAATGTGGCAAAGCCTTCAGTTTGAGCTCAGACCTTGTtagacatcagagaattcatagcggtgaaaaaccctatgaatgttGTGAATGTGGAAGAGCTTTCAGGGGCAGCTCAGAGCTCATTAGGCATCggagaattcacactggagagaaaccttacgaATGCggtgaatgtgggaaagccttcagccgCAGCTCAGCCCTTATTCAGCATAAGAAAATTCACACTGGAGATAAAGGCTATGAATGTATTGAATGTGGAAAGGCTTTTGGTAGGAGCTCTATCCTTATTGAACATCaaagaattcacactggagagaaaccttatgaatgtaatgaatgtggaaaatccTTCAATCAGAGCTCAGCCCTCACCCAGCACCAGAGAAtccacactggggagaagccttatgaatgtagtgaatgcaGGAAAACATTTAGGCATAGGTCAGGCCTCATGCAGCATCAGAGAACACACACCAGAGTTTAA